The following are encoded in a window of Urocitellus parryii isolate mUroPar1 chromosome 7, mUroPar1.hap1, whole genome shotgun sequence genomic DNA:
- the Nt5c3b gene encoding 7-methylguanosine phosphate-specific 5'-nucleotidase isoform X2 yields MAEEVISDFDMTLSRFSYNGKRCPSSHNILDNSKIISEECQKELTALYHHYYPIEIDPHRSIKEKLPHMVEWWTKAHNLLCQQRIQKRQIAQVVRESTAMLREGYKTFFNTLYRNNIPLFIFSAGIGDILEEIIRQMEVFHPNIHIVSNYMDFNEDGFLQGFKGQLIHTYNKNSSACQNSSYFQQLQGKTNILLLGDSMGDLTMADGVPGVENILKIGFLNDKVEEQRQHYLESYDIVLEKDETLDVVNGLLQHILSQGDLMEMQDS; encoded by the exons ATGGCGGAAGAG GTGATTTCTGATTTTGACATGACCTTGAGCAGGTTTTCATATAATGGAAAGCGATGCCCTTCTTCTCACA ATATTCTGGATAACAGCAAGATCATCAGTGAGGAGTGTCAGAAAGAG CTCACGGCGCTGTATCACCACTACTACCCAATTGAGATTGACCCACACCGATCCATCAAAGAGAAGTTGCCTCATATGGTAGAATG GTGGACCAAAGCGCACAACCTCCTGTGTCAGCAGAGGATTCAGAAGCGTCAGATAGCACAGGTGGTCAGGGAGTCCACCGCGATGCTCAG GGAGGGGTATAAGACATTCTTCAACACACTCTATCGTAACAACATTCCGCTGTTCATCTTTTCCGCGGGCATTGGTGATATCCTGGAAGAAATTATCCGACAGATGGAAGTGTTCCACCCCAACATCCACATTGTGTCTAACTACATGGATTTTAATGAAGAT GGTTTTCTACAGGGATTCAAGGGCCAGCTCATACACACCTACAATAAGAACAGTTCCGCGTGTCAGAACTCCAGTTACTTCCAGCAGCTTCAGGGCAAAACCAACATCCTCCTGCTTGGAGATTCCATGGGGGACCTCACTATGGCCGATGGGGTTCCTGGAGTGGAGAACATTCTCAAGATTGGCTTCCTAAACGATAAG GTGGAGGAGCAGCGGCAGCACTACCTGGAGTCCTATGACATCGTGCTGGAGAAGGACGAGACCCTGGATGTGGTAAATGGGCTGCTGCAGCACATCCTGTCCCAGGGGGACCTCATGGAAATGCAAGACTCCTGA
- the Klhl10 gene encoding kelch-like protein 10, with protein sequence MEMESTAASTRFHQPHMERKMSAMTCEIFNELRLEGKLCDVVIKVNGFEFNAHKNILCSCSSYFRALFTSGWNNTEKKVYNIPGISPDMMKLIIEYAYTRTVPITPDNVEKLLAAADQFNIMGIVRGCCEFLKSELCLDNCIGICKFTDYYYCPELRQKAYMFILHNFEEMVKVSAEFLELSVTELKDIIEKDELNVKQEDAVFEAILKWISHDPQNRKQHISVLLPKVRLALMHAEYFMNNVKMNDYVKDSEECKPVIINALKAMYDLNMNGPSNSDFTNPLTRPRLPYAILFAIGGWSGGSPTNAIEAYDARADRWVNVTCEEESPRAYHGAAYLKGYVYIIGGFDSVDYFNSVKRFDPVKKTWHQVAPMHSRRCYVSVTVLSNFIYAMGGFDGYVRLNTAERYEPETNQWTLIAPMHEQRSDASATTLYGKVYICGGFNGNECLFTAEVYNTESNQWTVIAPMRSRRSGIGVIAYGEHVYAVGGFDGANRLRSAEAYSPVANTWRTIPTMFNPRSNFGIEVVDDLLFVVGGFNGFTTTFNVECYDEKTDEWYDAHDMSIYRSALSCCVVPGLANVGEYAARRDNFTGLALRDEVKYSASTSTLPV encoded by the exons ATGGAGATGGAGAGCACGGCGGCCTCCACTCGGTTCCACCAGCCTCACATGGAGAGGAAGATGAGCGCGATGACCTGTGAGATCTTCAATGAACTTCGGCTAGAGGGCAAGCTCTGCGACGTGGTCATCAAGGTCAATGGCTTTGAGTTCAATGCCCACAAGAACATCCTCTGTAGCTGCAGTTCCTATTTTAG agctttGTTTACAAGTGGCTGGAACAACACTGAGAAGAAGGTATACAACATTCCTGGCATTTCCCCTGATATGATGAAGCTAATTATTGAATATGCATACACCCGGACCGTGCCTATCACCCCGGACAACGTGGAGAAGCTGCTGGCTGCTGCAGACCAATTTAACATCATGGGTATTGTTAGGGGTTGCTGTGAGTTCCTCAAGTCGGAGCTGTGTCTGGATAATTGTATCGGCATCTGCAAGTTCACGGACTACTACTATTGCCCTGAGCTGAGACAGAAGGCCTACATGTTCATACTGCACAACTTCGAGGAGATGGTGAAAGTCTCAGCAGAGTTTCTAGAGCTCTCGGTCACTGAACTTAAGGATATCATTGAGAAAGATGAGCTCAACGTCAAACAGGAAGATGCTGTATTTGAGGCCATTTTAAAGTGGATTTCCCATGACCCCCAAAATAGGAAGCAGCACATTTCAGTTTTACTTCCTAAG GTTCGCCTGGCCCTAATGCATGCCGAGTACTTCATGAACAATGTTAAGATGAATGACTATGTCAAAGATAGCGAGGAATGCAAGCCAGTCATCATTAATGCCCTGAAGGCCATGTATGATCTAAACATGAACGGACCCTCCAATTCTGACTTCACCAACCCACTCACCAGGCCCCGCCTGCCCTATGCCATCCTATTTGCAATTGGTGGCTGGAGTGGTGGGAGCCCCACCAATGCCATTGAGGCATATGATGCTAGGGCAGACAGATGGGTGAACGTCACTTGCGAGGAAGAGAGTCCTCGTGCCTATCATGGGGCAGCCTATTTGAAAGGCTACGTTTATATCATTGGGGGGTTTGATAGTGTAGACTACTTCAATAGTGTAAAGCGTTTTGATCCAGTTAAGAAAACTTGGCACCAAGTGGCCCCGATGCACTCCAGACGTTGCTATGTCAGCGTGACAGTCCTCAGCAATTTTATATACGCCATGGGAGGATTCGACGGCTACGTGCGTCTCAATACTGCTGAGCGTTATGAGCCAGAGACCAATCAATGGACACTCATCGCCCCCATGCATGAACAAAGGAGCGATGCCAGCGCCACGACACTCTATGGGAAG GTCTACATATGTGGTGGGTTTAATGGAAATGAATGCCTGTTTACAGCAGAAGTGTACAACACTGAGAGTAATCAGTGGACAGTCATAGCACCCATGAGAAGCAGGAGGAGTGGAATAGGTGTAATTGCTTATGGGGAACACGTATATGCG GTAGGTGGTTTTGATGGAGCTAATCGACTTAGGAGTGCAGAAGCCTACAGCCCAGTGGCTAATACTTGGCGTACGATCCCCACTATGTTTAATCCACGTAGCAATTTTGGCATCGAAGTAGTGGATGACCTCTTGTTTGTGGTAGGTGGCTTTAATGGCTTTACCACCACCTTTAATGTTGAGTGCTATGATGAAAAGACCGACGAGTGGTATGACGCTCATGACATGAGTATATACCGCAGTGCTCTGAGCTGCTGTGTGGTACCGGGGCTGGCCAATGTTGGGGAATATGCAGCTAGACGGGACAACTTCACAGGATTAGCACTGCGAGATGAAGTAAAGTATTCCGCTTCGACAAGTACCCTACCTGTATGA
- the Nt5c3b gene encoding 7-methylguanosine phosphate-specific 5'-nucleotidase isoform X3, which translates to MTLSRFSYNGKRCPSSHNILDNSKIISEECQKELTALYHHYYPIEIDPHRSIKEKLPHMVEWWTKAHNLLCQQRIQKRQIAQVVRESTAMLREGYKTFFNTLYRNNIPLFIFSAGIGDILEEIIRQMEVFHPNIHIVSNYMDFNEDGFLQGFKGQLIHTYNKNSSACQNSSYFQQLQGKTNILLLGDSMGDLTMADGVPGVENILKIGFLNDKVEEQRQHYLESYDIVLEKDETLDVVNGLLQHILSQGDLMEMQDS; encoded by the exons ATGACCTTGAGCAGGTTTTCATATAATGGAAAGCGATGCCCTTCTTCTCACA ATATTCTGGATAACAGCAAGATCATCAGTGAGGAGTGTCAGAAAGAG CTCACGGCGCTGTATCACCACTACTACCCAATTGAGATTGACCCACACCGATCCATCAAAGAGAAGTTGCCTCATATGGTAGAATG GTGGACCAAAGCGCACAACCTCCTGTGTCAGCAGAGGATTCAGAAGCGTCAGATAGCACAGGTGGTCAGGGAGTCCACCGCGATGCTCAG GGAGGGGTATAAGACATTCTTCAACACACTCTATCGTAACAACATTCCGCTGTTCATCTTTTCCGCGGGCATTGGTGATATCCTGGAAGAAATTATCCGACAGATGGAAGTGTTCCACCCCAACATCCACATTGTGTCTAACTACATGGATTTTAATGAAGAT GGTTTTCTACAGGGATTCAAGGGCCAGCTCATACACACCTACAATAAGAACAGTTCCGCGTGTCAGAACTCCAGTTACTTCCAGCAGCTTCAGGGCAAAACCAACATCCTCCTGCTTGGAGATTCCATGGGGGACCTCACTATGGCCGATGGGGTTCCTGGAGTGGAGAACATTCTCAAGATTGGCTTCCTAAACGATAAG GTGGAGGAGCAGCGGCAGCACTACCTGGAGTCCTATGACATCGTGCTGGAGAAGGACGAGACCCTGGATGTGGTAAATGGGCTGCTGCAGCACATCCTGTCCCAGGGGGACCTCATGGAAATGCAAGACTCCTGA
- the Nt5c3b gene encoding 7-methylguanosine phosphate-specific 5'-nucleotidase isoform X1 — protein MAEEVSTLKKATVRMRQPGRVLEIVGALRRGGGERLQVISDFDMTLSRFSYNGKRCPSSHNILDNSKIISEECQKELTALYHHYYPIEIDPHRSIKEKLPHMVEWWTKAHNLLCQQRIQKRQIAQVVRESTAMLREGYKTFFNTLYRNNIPLFIFSAGIGDILEEIIRQMEVFHPNIHIVSNYMDFNEDGFLQGFKGQLIHTYNKNSSACQNSSYFQQLQGKTNILLLGDSMGDLTMADGVPGVENILKIGFLNDKVEEQRQHYLESYDIVLEKDETLDVVNGLLQHILSQGDLMEMQDS, from the exons ATGGCGGAAGAG GTGAGCACCCTGAAGAAGGCCACGGTCCGGATGCGGCAGCCCGGGCGGGTGCTGGAGATCGTGGGCGCGCTCCGCAGGGGCGGGGGCGAGCGGCTGCAG GTGATTTCTGATTTTGACATGACCTTGAGCAGGTTTTCATATAATGGAAAGCGATGCCCTTCTTCTCACA ATATTCTGGATAACAGCAAGATCATCAGTGAGGAGTGTCAGAAAGAG CTCACGGCGCTGTATCACCACTACTACCCAATTGAGATTGACCCACACCGATCCATCAAAGAGAAGTTGCCTCATATGGTAGAATG GTGGACCAAAGCGCACAACCTCCTGTGTCAGCAGAGGATTCAGAAGCGTCAGATAGCACAGGTGGTCAGGGAGTCCACCGCGATGCTCAG GGAGGGGTATAAGACATTCTTCAACACACTCTATCGTAACAACATTCCGCTGTTCATCTTTTCCGCGGGCATTGGTGATATCCTGGAAGAAATTATCCGACAGATGGAAGTGTTCCACCCCAACATCCACATTGTGTCTAACTACATGGATTTTAATGAAGAT GGTTTTCTACAGGGATTCAAGGGCCAGCTCATACACACCTACAATAAGAACAGTTCCGCGTGTCAGAACTCCAGTTACTTCCAGCAGCTTCAGGGCAAAACCAACATCCTCCTGCTTGGAGATTCCATGGGGGACCTCACTATGGCCGATGGGGTTCCTGGAGTGGAGAACATTCTCAAGATTGGCTTCCTAAACGATAAG GTGGAGGAGCAGCGGCAGCACTACCTGGAGTCCTATGACATCGTGCTGGAGAAGGACGAGACCCTGGATGTGGTAAATGGGCTGCTGCAGCACATCCTGTCCCAGGGGGACCTCATGGAAATGCAAGACTCCTGA